GTCTTCTATCCCCACGGCGGGGTCAGCGAGGTCCAGCGCCTGCAGATGGCCACGACCGACGGCAACAACACCAAGGTCTTCGCTGTCCGCGGCAATTTCGACGACTGCCAGACCGGCGTCAAGGCGCTGTTCATGGACTCGGCCCTGCGCGACTACCTGGCCGGCAACAGCATCAAGCTGTCGACCGGGAACTCGATCAACTGGGGCCGGCTGGCTCCCCAGATCGTTTATTACGTCCGGGCTTACGCCCTGCTCCAAGCGCGCGGCGAGATCCGGCCCGGCGAGGAAGTCGACATCTGTGTCCCAACCGGCAACTTCGGCAACATCCTGGCCGCCTGGTATGCGCGGGCCATGGGCCTTCCGGTCCGGCGGCTCTTTTGCGCTTCGAACAAGAACAACATCCTGACCGATTTCTTTCAGACCGGCGTCTACGACACCCACCGCGAGTTCCACCGGACCTCTTCGCCCTCGATGGACATCCTGATCTCGTCCAACCTGGAGCGCTTCCTGTTCGAGCTGACCGGCCGCAACGCCGAGAAGATCAAGACCTGGTTCACCGAGCGCTTCCGCAAGGGGGTCTTCGAAGTGGACGCCGAAACCAAGACGGCCATGGACGCGTTGGTCGTGCCGGGCTGGGCGGACGAAGCCCGGGTTTTTGCCGAAATCAAGAAAGTCTATGAGGAAACGGGGCGGATCATCGACACGCATACCGCGGTGGCCTCGGCTGTATCGCGGGACAGGGGGGCGGCCGACGGGCCGGCCGTGATCATCGCCTCCACCGCCAGCGCCTTCAAGTTCGGAAGCGACGTCCTGGCCGCCATCACCGGCAAGGCCGAGCCCGACGAATTCGCGGCCATCGAGCGGCTGAGTGAAATCGCCGGCGAGCCGCCGCACCGGGCGGTGCGCGGCCTCAAGGAACGGCCCGTCCTGCACGACAAGGTCCTGACCATCTCGCAGATGCGCGAGGCCGTCATCGGCTTCGCCGACGGCTTGAGCGGCCGGGCCTGAGCGAAAGGAATCCCCCGTGAAATACGCCTTTCTCGTCGGCGACGGCATGGCCGATTATCCCGTCATCGAGCTCGGCGGGCGGACCCCGCTCGAGACCGCGGCGACGCCCAACATGGACAAGATCACCCGAATCGGCCGCATCGGCCGCGTCCTGACGGTACCGGCCGGCCTGCCGCCAGGAAGCGACGTGGCCAACCTCTCGCTGCTCGGCTACGACGCGGCGGCGAACTTCGAGGGCCGCGGCCCGATCGAGGCGGCCAGCATCGGAGTCGAGCTCGACGCGGCCGACACGGCCTTCCGCTGCAACGTGGTCACTCTGCGCGACGGGCTGATGGACGACTACTCGGCCGGCCACATCAACAGCGAAGAATCGCGGCCGATGATCGCGGAGATCCAGGCCGCGCTCGGCACCGAAACGATCAAGTTCGTACCGGGCATCAGCTACCGGCATCTGACCATCATCCGCGACTTCCCGCGGGGGCTCCAATGCACGCCGCCACACGACATCAGCGGCAAGCCCTGGGAGCCGCACCTGCCGAAGGGGCCCGGGCAGAAGATCGTGCTGTCGCTCATGGAGAAGGCGCGCCCGATACTGGCCGCCAGCGAAATCAATAAAAAGCGCATCGCCGCCGGCAAGAAGCCGGCCACGGATATCTGGCCCTGGGGCCAGGGCCGAGCCATGAAGCTGGCCACGTTGCGCGAGCGCTACGGGCTGACCGGCTCGGTCATCTCGGCCGTGGATCTGGTGCGGGGGCTGGGCGTCCTGGCCGGGCTCAAGGTCCGGATGGTGCCGGGCGCCACGGGCTACCTGGGAACGAACTATGCCGGCAAGGTGGCCGCAGCCAAAGAAGCCTTGATGAGCGAGGATTTCGTCTATCTTCACGTCGAGGCGCCCGACGAAACCGGCCACGAAGGCGACGTCCACAAGAAGATCCAGGCCATCGAGGAATTCGACAAATACATCGTCGGGGAGATACTCGCCCTACGCAACGTGATTCCCGACCTGCGGATCATCGTCGTCCCCGACCATGAGACGCCGGTCTCAACCAAGACCCACGCCGGCGGACCGGTCCCCTACGCCGTCTGCGGCCCCCTGGTCGTGCCGGGCGCGGCGGCCGTCTACACCGAGCGGGAAGCCGCCTGGGCCCCGGTCGAGCCGGCCGTGGACCTGTTCGAGCGCTTCATTCGCGGCAGCTGGTAAGGCCGCAAACCGACGTACCGACAATGGACTCGAACTCTTGACGTCTGGATATCTCTGATATATTGTATATACATTGAACCATTATAGAGATATCCATGTCCGACCAAATGCTCCTCCGCATCGACCCCGAGCTCAAAGCCAAGCTCGACCGCCTGGCGCGGGCCGAAGGGAAGTCTTCTTCCGGCATGGTCCGCGAGCTGATCGCCAATTACGTTAAAGAGCGGGACATCGGCGGCTATATTGACGGACTTTGGGATCGGGTCGGGGCCAAGCTCAGGGCCAAAGGCGCCGGACTCGATAAAGTCGGCCAAGCGATCAAGGACGTGCGCCGGCGGCGGCCATGATCGTCGTCCTAGACACCAATGTCTTCATCTCTTCCTTCTTCGGAGGAAACCCGCGCCGGATCATCGATCTCTGGAAATCAGGCCGACTGACAATCGGCCTATCCCCCGCTATTTTAGAAGAGTACGTCGAAGTCCTCGGGCGATTGGGCTTAGCCAACGAACCCGAGCTCAAGGAAATCCTTGAGCTTCTCGCGGGTGGCGCCGGGATTCTTTTCACGGCTAATCCCCCGGAGTTGAGGGTCGTGAAAGACGATCCCGACGACGACAAATTCATCGCCTGTGCCGCAGCCCTCAAAGCCGACATCGTCGTCACCGGGGACAAAGCCCTGCGCAAGGTCGGCTCGTTCGGCGGGATTCGGATCCTGACTCCCGCGGAGTTCCTGAAAGCAATAGATATCTACTAATCCTCATCGCCGTATTTTCGAGTCAGGATAAGAGCGCACCAGAGCCACTTCAAAAAAAAACAGCTGTGGCATAATCGTCTCCTATGAGAGGGGACCATGAATAAAGCTTTCGTTCCGCTAATCGCCGGCGTTCTATTTTCGATGACTTCGCCGGCTCTACCCCAGACAATCGTCGAAAATCCGGCCAAGCCCGATAACCCGCGTGCCGGACGCGTCGTCAAGCTCGAAGAGGTCATGCGGATCGAGGACACGGGGAAAGATTTCTATATCAAAGCCGCTTACGGCCTGAAAGCGGCTCCCGACGGTTCGGTTTTCGTCCGGGACGGACAGGATCAGCTACTCCAATTCGATCCCCAAGGACGTTTCATCCGCAACCTTATGAAGAGGGGCCAAGGGCCTCGCGAGATGACCGGCATTTCGGATTTTCTCGTAACTGTAGACCAGATCATCCTTTTTGGAAATCCGCCCAAGCTCCTGGCCTTTGATCACTCCGGCAATTTCATCAATGAAATTGGCCTTCAATCGGTCGCTCGCGGCCCTATGAAGCTGATCCTCGCCTCGGGCAAGGGATTCTTCTTCTCTCGCAGCGGGCGCCCCGATCCGAAGGCCGGGTCGGGCTGGCAAGACATTCCTCAAGAAATCGTGAGCATCTCCTTAAACGGAGAGAAATCCGAAACCCTCGGAAGCTTCGCGACGCCGGCCCATGTCAATGTCATCCCTTCCGGCGGGATCAGCATGACCGGTTTTCTAAGCATGCTTTATGCGCCATTGGATGCTCATTCCATTGCTCTTTCTCACACCTCGGAGTACCTCGTTAAAGTATTTGATATTGAAGCTCGCGCCTGCCGAACAGCCTTCCGCCGGTCATACGAGCGGCAGCGACGGGAATCCACCGAAGCCGCGGGCGGCGTACGAGGTTCGGGGGTCACACTGATCGATCTTCCTCCCTTCTTGAACGACATCTCGCGAATCCATGCGATCGACGGTCGCATCTGGATTCAGACCTCGACGACGGATCCAAAGAAAGGCATCCTCTTCGACGTATTTACGACCGAAGGGAAGCTCATCGATCAGTTTTTTTTGAAATGGACGAACAGCGATATTAAGCCCAACGCCTCCGGAAAGGCCTTCGTCTTCTCCGGCGGCCATGTCTATTTCGACGACCGGACCGAGGACGACCTGGTCGTCATCCGCAAGTGTCGAATGATCGGGCTTTAAGCATTAGGACAGCCGATCGGCCGACCACCGCAGGGCCTGGGTTTCTGATATAATAGGAATAGGACTTCGTATCCAGTCATGGTCAAAAATGCCGCCCTCCTTCGGAAATTCGAGCGGGGCTACGTCCGGGCGGAGAAGCCGAACCACCGGCAGGCCCTAAAAATCGCGGCCGCTCTACACACAGAATTCTCCTCTCTCGAAAGATGGTCCAGCCGTGATCCTCTGGACGGGATCGACGTTAAAATCCGTATCGCCAAAGCCGTCAATCATGTTCGAACGACTCCTCGGCAAAATCGCGGCCGCGCTCAACAAACATAAGATCCCCTATATGGTCATAGGGGGCCAAGCCGTACTTGTCTATGGGGAGCCCAGGGCGACGAAAGACATTGATGTCACCTTGGGCCTGGGAATCGAAGGCTTGCCCCGTCTTCTCGACGTCCTTAAAGCCGCGAAATTCCGCTGTCTTGTCCCCGATGTCGAAGACTTCGCCAAGAAAACGATGGTCGTTCCCGCCCTTGATCCCACCTCAGGGATCCGGATCGACTTCATTCTTTCTTTCTCTGAATACGAGCGGACGGCCATCGGCCGCGCCCGCCGGATTAAAGTCGGCCGCGCCTTCGTCAGCTTCGCGTCTTTGGAAGACCTGGTCGTCCACAAGATGGTTGCGGGACGGCCGAGGGATATAGAAGATATCGAATCCGTCCTCCTGAAGAATCCGCATTACGATGCGGCTTTCATACGCGAACGCCTTAAAGAGTTTGACATTGCGCTCGATTCGGATCTTTCCAGCCGGTTTAAAATGATCGAAAACGGCCTCCGCGCTGCCCGTTAATGTCTTGTCAGGCAACACTTCAGCCTTTCATAGCGTATCTGATATTGTTTGTCTCATATTCAAGGAGAACTGCATGACCCGCTTCGCCGCTAAAAGCCCGAATCCCCGCTCGTCGCTGACCCGCCGCGGCTTCCTCGGCACCGCGCTCGGCGCGGTCCCCGCCGCCGCCCTGCTCGGGCAGGACGCCCGCCCGCAGGCGCCCGCGCAAGCCGCCGCCCCGTCCCGGATCAAGGAGTACCGGACTCTCGGCCGGACGGGTTTCAAGGTCTCGGACATCGCCTTCGGGGCCGGGCCTCTCAACAACGCCAACGTCCTGGCCGCGGCCCTCGACCGCGGCATGAACTACATCGACACGGCCGAGCACTATGTCAACGGCAATTCCGAGCGGGCCATCGGCCAGGCCCTCAAGGGCCGTGACCGGTCGAAAGTCTTCCTGACCACCAAGCTCAACATGGTCTACGACAAGCGCATTGACAAGGCCGCCCTCCGCGACCGCTTCATGAAATGCCTGGAGCGGCTGGGGACGGACTACGCCGACTGCCTGATGATCCACCTCTGCCCGCTGGCCCTGGTCAAGCACGAGCCTTACCACGAGCTGATCAAGGAGCTCAAGGCCGAAGGCAAGGCTCGCTTCTCCGGCCTCTCCAGCCACGGCGCGGATTATTCCTTGAGCGGCCGCATCGACGACCCTGTCGAGACCGTCATCATGGCCGCGGCCGAGGACGGGCGCTTCGACGTCGTCCTCTGCACGTACAACTACCTCAAGGACGAAGCCGGCGACCGGATGCTCAAGGCCTGCGCCGCCAAGAACATGGGCGTGACGCTGATGAAGATGAACCCGGCCCTGACCAACGCCGAGGAGGCCGAGATGCTGACCCGGCAGCGGGAGCGGTACAAATCCCAAGGCAAAGACCTGCCCGAGGCGCTGGTCAAGCTGGCCCAGGTCAGCGCCGAGCGAACGGCGGCCACTGAGGCCTTCCTCAAGAAACACGGGCTGGCCGGCCCCGAGCAGTCCCGCGACGCCGCCCTGCGCTACTGCCTGAACCGGCCCGAGGTCCACTGCGTCTGCCCCAGCATCAACAGCTTCGAACAGCTGGACTCGTACATCGCCATCTCCGGGACCAAGTTCGAGGCCCGCGAGGCCGAGATGCTGGCCGACTGCCGCGAGACGCTCGGCGGCACCACCTGCCGGATCGGCTGCGGCGAGTGCCAGCCCGCCTGCCCCAACGGCGTCCCGGTGGCGGCGATCATGCGCTACGACTACTACTTCCGGATCGTGCAGAGGGAAAAGGCGGCCATGACGGATTACGCGGCCCTGGCGGGCGTCGACGCGGCGGCGTGTGCGGCATGCACCGGCCCCTGCGAGGCCGCCTGCCCGCACGGCGTTCCGATCCAGGGCAAGCTCGTCCTGGCCCACGAACGCCTGACCCTGCCGTAAAGTGATCTCTTGTCGTCCCGAGGAGCGCCGAAGGCGTGACGTGGGGACCTCTCTTAAGAAGGATGAGGTTGCCACGTCGCCGCTATGCGGCTCCTCGCAATGACGGATTGATGCAGAGCGTCTCTCTTGCCACGTCCCTGCTCCGGCAGGTCCTCGCAACGACAATCACTCAGCCTGGGACTCGCAATGACACTTTGTCACATGTATCATATGGAGGTTATTCGGATTCAGGACGAATCACGATGCCTAGAAATCACTCCCGCCCGCGGGATGAGCGGCACTGCAAACGCAGCTTCCTTGTCGCTTGCCTCTCGCTCTCCGCACTTTGCGGGGCCGCAGCCGGGCAGAATCTCGATTTCCGCGGCCAGCTCTCGTTCTGGCTGGCCGGCCACGACCGCCCGGCCTCCGAGGGCGCGGCGGGGCTTCGCTACATCCCCTCGTTCTCATTGAAAAAGGACCTCGGCCGCGGCTCGAGTCTGGATGCGGAAGTCTCGCTCAATACCTATGTTTCGCTGCAGGGTCCCACGTTTGCTTCCGCGGCGGGAAACGCCGGCCTCAAGCCCTATCGGGTCTGGGCCCGCTTCTCGACGGCCCGCTTCGAGGCCCGGATCGGTCTGCAGAAGATCAACTTCGGCTCGGCGCTTCTCCTGCGTCCGCTCATGTGGTTCGACCGCATCGACCCCAACGATCCCCTCCAGCTTACGGACGGCGTCTATGGCCTGCTTCTGAAATACACTTTCAGCGGCGAGGCCAACGTCTGGCTGTGGGGCCTCACCGGCAACGACGAAACCAAGGGCTGGGAAGCGGTTCCTACTCGCCGCGGGCAACCCGAATTCGGCGGTCGGGTCCAGGTCCCGCTCGGGCCCGGCGAGGCGGCCGTCTCGTACCACCACCGCCGGATGGACAGCGCCCGCAGCCCCCTGACTCTGCCCGCGGGCGAAGCCGACGTCGTGCCCGAGGACCGCATCGCCCTGGACGGCAAGTTGGACCTCGGCGTCGGGCTGTGGTTCGAGGCCGTCTGGACGCGCCAGGCTTGGACTGTGGCGCCCTGGAAATCCCAGCGGGCGCTCAACTTAGGGGCGGACTTCACCTTCGGGCTGGGCAACGGCCTGCACGTCATGGCCGAGCATCTGGCGGTGGATTTCGGAGCCGAGATCGAGGGGGCCAGCGCTCGCCGCAGCCTGACCGCGTTCACGGCCGATTACCCCCTGAGCCTTCTCGACCGCCTGCGGGCCGTCGTCTTTCGCGACTGGACCTCGGGCGACTGGTACCGGATTCTTACCTGGCAAAGAACCTACGACCGCTGGAGCTTCTACGCCATCGGCTTCTGGAACCCCGCGAGCTACCGCATCCCTTCAGCCGGCCGGCAATCCGAGCTCTTCGCCGGCCGCGGCTTCCAAATCATGATCGTTTACAATTAACCCATTCGACTCCCCGGGCTAAAAGCCCGGGGTATATACTGGGTAATACTGAGCGGCGCTCTCGCCCGGCTTGAAAATCGGGCTTAGCGCCGCGAACGTATCACTGACACGAGGTGGACATGGATAACCGCGCGCTGATGCGAACGACGAACCTGACCAAGATCTATCCGATGGGCGGGCAGTCCATCACCGCCCTCGACGACGTCAACCTGACCTTCGCCAAAGGCGAGTTCGCCGGCCTGATCGGGCCCAGCGGCTCGGGCAAGACGACCCTGCTCAACATCCTGGGCTCCCTCGACGCGCCCACCAGCGGCAGCGCCGAGGTGATGGGCGAGAAGATCGAGACGCTGTCCCATCGCAAGGCGGCCGAGCTTCGCAATCACCATATCGGATTTATCTTCCAGACCTTCAACCTCCTGCCCGTTTACACGGTCTACGAGAACGTGGAGTTCCCGCTGCTTCTGCTGGGCATGGCCCCGGCCGCCCGCCGGAAAGCCGTGCTCGACGCCCTGGCCTGGGTCCATCTCGACGACCGGGCCCGCTCCCGCCCGGCCCAGCTCTCGGGCGGCCAATGCCAGCGCGTGGCCATCGCCCGCGCGGTCGTCAAGAAGCCGGCCCTCGTCCTGGCCGACGAGCCGACCGCCAACCTGGACGCCCAGAACTCCCACCACATCCTCGACACAATGGCCGACATCAACCGCGACCTGGGCACGACCTTCCTCTTTTCGACCCACGACGACAAGGTCATCGCCCATCTGCGGCGCAAGATCACCCTGATCGACGGCCGGGTGGCTAAGGACGAGCCGGGGCCGGCCGCGGAGAGACGGCCATGATCATCCCCAAGCTGGCTCTGCGCAACTTGATGGGCGCCGGGATCAAGACTTGGCTCAACGCCGCCGTCCTGTCGATGGCCTTCGTGGCCATCATCGCCGCCCAGGGCCTGTACGACGGGTTCGATGCCGACGTCTCGCGGACCATGATCATGGCCGAGTACGGCGGCGGGCAATACTGGGTCGGCGGGTTCGATCCCTTCGACCCATTCACCCTGCAAGACTCCCACGCCCAGGTCCCGCCCGCCCTCGGCGGGCTGATCAAGGGCGGCCGGGCGACACCGCTGCTCTTCACCCAGGGCACGATCTACCCCAACGGCCGCCTCCGCTCGGTGACGCTGAAGGGCATCGACCCCGCCCAAAAGGCGCTGGCGATTCCCTCCGCATCGCTTGGCGCAAGCGGCGTCGAGCTGCCCGCCCTCATCGGGACCCGGATGGCCGAGGCGGCTGGACTGGCCAAGGGCGACACCGTGACCCTGCGCTGGCGCGACGCCCGCGGCATGTACGACGCCCGCGACATCACCATCGTCGAAGTCATGAAGACCAGCGCCCAGACAATCGACGAAGGCCAGATTTGGATGCCGCTCGAAACCCTGCGCCGGATGGCGGGCATGCCCGGCGAGGCCACCCTCGTGACATTGGCCCGTGACGCCGCCGCGCCCGGAACCGTCCCCGGCTGGGACTATAAAAGCCTCGACTTCCTCCTCAAGGACCTGCGCGACCTGATCAAGGCCAAAAGCGTCGGATCCTCGATCTTCTATCTCATCCTGATGTTCCTGGCCATGCTGGCCATCTTCGACACCCAGCTTCTGTCCATCTGGAAGCGGCGCCGCGAGATCGGAACGATGATGGCCCTGGGCATCACCCGCGGGCGCGTCGTGGCCCTCTTCACCTTCGAGGGCGGGCTCAACGGCGTCTTCGCCGTCCTGCTGGGGGCAGCGTGGGGCATTCCCCTGCTGTCCTATTTCGCCTCGCACGGTATGCGGTTCTCCGCCAAGCAGGCCGACAGCTTCGGCATGGCCATCGGCACCGGGATTTACCCTCTCTACGGAGCGGGACTGGTCCTCAGCACGACCGTGCTCGTCTTTGTGGTCACGGTCATCGTCAGCTACCTGCCGGCCCGCAAGATTAGCCACCTCAAGGCGACCGACGCCCTGCGCGGGAGGATGTCATGATTCGGTTCCTGATCAAGGGCGTCCTGCGCGACCGGTCCCGCAGCCTGTTCCCCATGCTCATCGTCACGGCCGGGGTCTTTCTGACCGTCGCGACGTATTGCTACGTCAAAGGGGCCGAGATCAACATGGTCAGAAGCAGCGCCAACCTGCGGCACGGCCACGTCAAGGTCATGACCGCGGCTTATGCGGCCGAGGCCGACCAGGTTCCCAACGACGCCGCCCTGACCGGGGTCACAGCCTTGACCACCGAGCTCAAGGCTCTGGCACCCGAGATGGACTGGGTCGCGCGCATCGAGTTCGGAGGCCTGCTGGACGTACCCGACGCCAAGGGCGAGACCAAGGTCCAGGCGCCAGCGGCCGGGATCGCCGTCGACCTGCGGACGCCGGGCAGCCCCGAGCGAGCGCTCCTCGGCCTGGACCGGATCATCGTCCGCGGACGTCAGCCCCAGGCGGCTGATGAGATCCTGCTCGGCGACGTTCTGGCCCGGCGGTTGGGGCTCGAGCCGGGAGGCCGGGTCACCCTGATCGGCTCGACCATGCACGGGGCCATGAGCATGACCAACTTCGTCGTCGCGGGGACGATCCGCTTCGGGATGCGGGCCATGGATCAGACCGGCCTCATCGCCGATCTGACCGATATCCGCAAGGCCCTGGACATGGAGGACGCGGCGGGCGAAGTCCTGGGGCTCTTCCGCAGCGGGATCTTCAATCCGGCCCGGACAGAGGCGCTGACCCTAGCCTTCAACGCCCGGCCGGCGGATCCGAACGACGCCTTCCGCCCGGTCATGCAGCCTTTGCAGCGGCAGCCGGGACTGGACTACATGTTCCAGGTACTGGGCTCGGTCGGGCTCATCATCATCCTGGTCTTTCTGCTGGCCATGTCGCTCGTCCAGTGGAACGCCGGCCTCATCGGCACCCTGCGCCGCTACGGCGAGTTCGGCCTGCGCCTGGCCCTGGGCGAGAGCAAAGGGCGCGCCTATCGTTCGCTTCTGGCGGAGGCCGTGGTCATCGGCATCTTGGGATCGATAATCGGCACGGCTCTCGGCCTGGCCCTGTCGTATTATCTCCAGGTTCACGGCCTCGACGTCAGCGGGATGATGAAAAACCTGAGCTTCCTGATGGACCCGGTCCTGCGATCCAAGATCACGCCGTTCGCCTACATCATCGGCTTCATCCCGGGCCTGCTGGCCTCGGTCATCGGGACGGCCATCGCCGGCCGGGCGGTCTACCGGCGGCAGACGGCCTCGTTGTTCAAGGAGCTGGAGTCATGAAAAAAGCGGTTCTCGGGATAATCCTCTTGTGCGTAGCCGCCGCCGGCCTGGCCCAGGCTCAGGCCCCCTCGGCCGAGACGATTCTCGACCGGGTCGACCGCAACGCCGTCCCCGGGACCAAGATCATCGTCGCGGAGATGACCATCCACGGCCGCCGCGACAGCCGGACCATCAAGTCCAAGTCCTGGATCCAGGGCGAGGAGAAAGCCTTCACCGAGTACCTCGATCCCCCGCGCGAGCGGGGCATAAAGATGCTCAAGCTGGGCGACCAGCTCTGGACCTATTCGCCCGACACGGACCGGACGATCGCTATCTCGGGCCACATGCTCCGCCAATCGGTGATGGGCTCGGACCTGTCCTACGAGGACATGCTGGAGGACCGCAAGCTGCGCCAAGCCTACGAATCGCGTGTGGCGGGCGAGGAGGTCCTCGGCGACCGGCCGTGCTGGATTCTGGAGCTCACGGCCAAAGCGGGCGACGCGGCCTACGCCTCGCGCAAGGCCTGGATCGACAAGGAGCGGTATGTCGCGCTCAAAGAAGAGCGCTACGCCAAGAGCGGCAAGCTGCTTAAAACCTTAGAGGTCAAGAGCGTCGTCCGCAAGGGCGATCGCTGGATCCAGGATCGGATCGTCTTCCGCGACGTCCTCAAGTCGGGCTCGGGGACGGAGATGGCCATCCTCTCGATCGAAATGGACGCGCCCATCCCGGAGACTGTTTTTTCCAAAGCTTCTTTACGGAAGTAGTGGCCTATTTCAGCCCTCGCAACGATAGAGGCCTCCCCCTGTCGTCCCGAGCCCTCGCCTTTGGTGAGGGCGTGGGGACCTAGAACAGGTTGCCGCATCCGACGCTGCGTCGTCCTCGCAATGACGGATTGATGCCGAACATCTTCTTTGCCACGCCAAAGGCTCGCAACGACAAAGCCTACACACACCGCTCTGCGGCGGCTGGATTTAGCCGCCCGTTCTTGTGACTTCGGGCCTGCTATGGTAAATATAATGGCCTATTTAGCCCTCTAAGGACACATCCATGGCGGACGAAATTCCGAAAATCTACGAGCCCGGGCTTTACGAAAAGAAGACCTACGAACGCTGGATGGCGGCCGACGCTTTCGCCGCGATCCCAGACGGACGGGCCGAGCGCTACGTCATCATGATGCCCCTGCCCAACATCACCGGCGCCCTACACATGGGCCACGCCATGGACAACGTCATGCAGGACCTGCTGACCCGCTGGCACCGGATGATGGGCGACAACACCCTATGGATGCCCGGCACGGACCACGCTGGGATCGGCACCCAGGCCATCATCGAAAAGCGCATGTTCGAGCTCGAGGGCAAGACCCGCCACGATGTCGGCCGGGAAGGGCTGATCGCCAAGATCCAGGCCTGGAAGGACGAATACCGGGCTCGCATCATCCGCCAGCAGCAGGCCATGGGCTGTTCCTGCGATTGGGGCCGCCAGCGCTTCACCATGGACGCCGTCTGCGCCCGGGCCGTCCGAGAAGCCTTCTTCCGGCTGTTCCGCGACGGCCTCATCTACCGCGGCGACCGCATGGTCAACTGGGACTGTCAGCTCCAGACCGCCGTCTCGGACGACGAGATCGTGCACGAGAAGGTCCAGGGCCACTTCTGGCACATCAAGTACCCAATCATCGACCCCAAGGCGGGCGAACCCGAGTTCGTGGTCGTGGCCACCACCCGACCCGAGACGATGCTGGGCGACACAGCCGTGGCCGTTCATCCCGACCCGGTGGGCGAACTCAACCGCCAGGCCGCCGACCTTCGCGGCCGCATCGAAACCGCCTCCAAGAAGGACCGGACCGATCTGGAAAAGTCGCTGGAAAGGCTTGAAGAACGGCGCCGCGACGTCCTGCCGCATCTTCTCAAGCTTCGCGACATGGCCGCCGACAGCCGCCAAGTGCTTCTGCCGCTTCTAGACCGGCCCATCCCGCTTATCCGGGACGAATGGGCCGACCCTGCCCTCGGCACGGGCTGCGTCAAGATCACGCCGGCCCACGACCCCAACGACTATGCGGTCTGGAGCCGCCATAAAGGGGCCATCGCCATCCTCAACATCCTGAATCCCGACGGCACGCTCAACGCTGTGGCGGGACCCTACGCCGGCGTCGACCGCTTCGAAGCCCGCAAGCGGGTCGTGCGCGACCTCAAGGCCAAAGCCTTGCTCGAGTCGGTGGAGGACCGCGAGATCGAGATCGGCCATTCGGACCGATCCAAGACGCCGATCGAGCCGTTCATCAGCAAGCAGTGGTTCGTCCGCATGGCCGACATCGACGGGGGCATCGTCTGCGGCCGGGGCACGAAAAAGGAATTCCAGGCCGCGGGCCTGGCCCAGGCCGCCATCGAGGCCTCGCTCCCGGGCTACGAATCGCCCTCTGGCCGGCGGCTGGCCTTCGCTCCGGACGACGCCCGCTATGGCGGCACCTTCCGCTCCTGGCTGTCGGAAAAGCGCGATTGGTGCATCAGCCGCCAGCTCTGGTGGGGTCACCGCATCCCGATCTGGAACGGCGTCTGGACGGGCGCCGAAATCGGCGGCATCGCCGCCCGCCTTCCCCAGCCCGACCCTGACGCCTTCTGGGCCTGGATCGCGGACGACGCCGGCAACACGTACGCCGTCGGCGCCGCGGCCAAGCTCT
This portion of the Candidatus Aminicenantes bacterium genome encodes:
- the thrC gene encoding threonine synthase: MRYIGTHANHPFASASEAVLLGMVPRGGLFVPETIPALDADTLAQTSYLETARRIMAPYFSDFTPAILDACLRKAYNETTFDVPDVVDLRPLGRRRFLLDLWHGPTAAFKDVALQLMPQLTATAKTLTGDKTHTLILVATSGDTGKAALEGYKNAEGISIVVFYPHGGVSEVQRLQMATTDGNNTKVFAVRGNFDDCQTGVKALFMDSALRDYLAGNSIKLSTGNSINWGRLAPQIVYYVRAYALLQARGEIRPGEEVDICVPTGNFGNILAAWYARAMGLPVRRLFCASNKNNILTDFFQTGVYDTHREFHRTSSPSMDILISSNLERFLFELTGRNAEKIKTWFTERFRKGVFEVDAETKTAMDALVVPGWADEARVFAEIKKVYEETGRIIDTHTAVASAVSRDRGAADGPAVIIASTASAFKFGSDVLAAITGKAEPDEFAAIERLSEIAGEPPHRAVRGLKERPVLHDKVLTISQMREAVIGFADGLSGRA
- a CDS encoding cofactor-independent phosphoglycerate mutase, producing the protein MKYAFLVGDGMADYPVIELGGRTPLETAATPNMDKITRIGRIGRVLTVPAGLPPGSDVANLSLLGYDAAANFEGRGPIEAASIGVELDAADTAFRCNVVTLRDGLMDDYSAGHINSEESRPMIAEIQAALGTETIKFVPGISYRHLTIIRDFPRGLQCTPPHDISGKPWEPHLPKGPGQKIVLSLMEKARPILAASEINKKRIAAGKKPATDIWPWGQGRAMKLATLRERYGLTGSVISAVDLVRGLGVLAGLKVRMVPGATGYLGTNYAGKVAAAKEALMSEDFVYLHVEAPDETGHEGDVHKKIQAIEEFDKYIVGEILALRNVIPDLRIIVVPDHETPVSTKTHAGGPVPYAVCGPLVVPGAAAVYTEREAAWAPVEPAVDLFERFIRGSW
- a CDS encoding ribbon-helix-helix protein, CopG family, which translates into the protein MSDQMLLRIDPELKAKLDRLARAEGKSSSGMVRELIANYVKERDIGGYIDGLWDRVGAKLRAKGAGLDKVGQAIKDVRRRRP
- a CDS encoding putative toxin-antitoxin system toxin component, PIN family, which produces MIVVLDTNVFISSFFGGNPRRIIDLWKSGRLTIGLSPAILEEYVEVLGRLGLANEPELKEILELLAGGAGILFTANPPELRVVKDDPDDDKFIACAAALKADIVVTGDKALRKVGSFGGIRILTPAEFLKAIDIY
- a CDS encoding 6-bladed beta-propeller; the encoded protein is MRIEDTGKDFYIKAAYGLKAAPDGSVFVRDGQDQLLQFDPQGRFIRNLMKRGQGPREMTGISDFLVTVDQIILFGNPPKLLAFDHSGNFINEIGLQSVARGPMKLILASGKGFFFSRSGRPDPKAGSGWQDIPQEIVSISLNGEKSETLGSFATPAHVNVIPSGGISMTGFLSMLYAPLDAHSIALSHTSEYLVKVFDIEARACRTAFRRSYERQRRESTEAAGGVRGSGVTLIDLPPFLNDISRIHAIDGRIWIQTSTTDPKKGILFDVFTTEGKLIDQFFLKWTNSDIKPNASGKAFVFSGGHVYFDDRTEDDLVVIRKCRMIGL
- a CDS encoding aldo/keto reductase, which gives rise to MTRFAAKSPNPRSSLTRRGFLGTALGAVPAAALLGQDARPQAPAQAAAPSRIKEYRTLGRTGFKVSDIAFGAGPLNNANVLAAALDRGMNYIDTAEHYVNGNSERAIGQALKGRDRSKVFLTTKLNMVYDKRIDKAALRDRFMKCLERLGTDYADCLMIHLCPLALVKHEPYHELIKELKAEGKARFSGLSSHGADYSLSGRIDDPVETVIMAAAEDGRFDVVLCTYNYLKDEAGDRMLKACAAKNMGVTLMKMNPALTNAEEAEMLTRQRERYKSQGKDLPEALVKLAQVSAERTAATEAFLKKHGLAGPEQSRDAALRYCLNRPEVHCVCPSINSFEQLDSYIAISGTKFEAREAEMLADCRETLGGTTCRIGCGECQPACPNGVPVAAIMRYDYYFRIVQREKAAMTDYAALAGVDAAACAACTGPCEAACPHGVPIQGKLVLAHERLTLP